A region of the Pseudomonas anguilliseptica genome:
GCCCACCACGCTGTGCACCAGTCCAGACTTGTCATCCACACCGATGTGGGCCTTCATGCCGAAGTAGTACTGGTTGCCCTTCTTGGTCTGGTGCATCTCCGGGTCGCGTTTACCGTCTTTGTTTTTGGTCGAGCTGGGCGCATTGATCAACGTCGCATCGACGATGGTGCCCTGGCGCAGGGACAGGCCGCGATCCCCCAGGTAGCCGTTGATCACAGCCAAGATGCCAGCCGCCAGTTCGTTTTTTTCCAGTACGCGACGGAAGTTGAGGATGGTGGTTTCGTCAGGGATACGCTCCAGGCTCAACCCGGCGAACTGCCGCAGAATGGTCGTTTCGTACAGCGCCTCTTCCATCGCAGGATCGCTGTAACCGAGCCAGTTTTGCATCAGATGAACACGCAGCATCGCCATCAACGGGTACGCCGGGCGACCGCCTTCACCCTTGGGGTAATGTGGATCGATCAGGGCAATCAAGCCCTTCCACGGCACCACCCGATCCATCTCGATCAGGAACAACTCTTTGCGGGTCTGCTTGCGCTTGCCGGCGTACTCGGCATCGGCGAAGGTCATCTGCTTCATCGGAAAACTCGGTGGGTGGCGTCCGGGCATTTTGCCAAAATCAGGAAGACTTATTCAGAGTTTCCCTAGGGATCCTCTGAAGTAGCCATGCATTTCTGGCTGACGTCAGCCTCTGCTGATTTCGAAAGTGATAAATCGATCAAAAACGATCAGATTACCGGCTCATTTCTGTGTTTTTAGCCGCCGCGAGCACCTCGCGGCAGCCATTTCCAGCATTACGGGCGCACCTCTCCTGCATTCGTCAGTAAATGTCGGCGCGCCATCCACAGATTTGACAGCGCGAATAAAGTCACCAGTTGCGCCGTGTTTTTGACCAGGCCACGGAAGCGCGTCTTCACATAACCGAACTGACGCTTGATCACCCGAAACGGATGCTCGACCTTGGCTCGCACTTGGGCCTTGGCCTTCTCGATTTTGCGCTTGGCTTTGTACAGCGCGCTGCGCTTACCGAGTTTCTTGTAAGTGCTACGCCGTGCTGCAACCTGCCAGATCACTTGACGGCCCTCATGCTCGGGGCGCTTCTCGACACCGGTATATCCGGCATCGGCCCCCACCATGTTTTCCTCGCCGTGCAGCAGCTTATCGACCTGGGTGACATCCGCCACGTTGGCGGCAGTACCCACCACGCTGTGCACCAAGCCAGACTCGTCATCCACCCCGATGTGCGCCTTCATGCCGAAGTAATACTGATTGCCTTTCTTGGTTGAGTGCATCTCAGGGTCACGCTTACCGTTCTTGTTCTTGGTTGAACTCGGCGCGTTGATCAGCGTGGCATCGACGATGGTGCCTTGGCGCAGCGACAAACCACGGTCACCCAGGTAGCCATTGATCACGGCCAGGATGCCGGCAGCCAGTTCGTGTTTTTCCAGCAAGCGGCGGAAGTTGAGGATGGTGGTTTCGTCAGGAATGCGCTCCAGAGTCAGCCCGGCAAACTGGCGTAGGATGGTGGTCTCGTACAGCGCCTCTTCCATCGCCGGATCGCTGTAACCGAACCAGTTTTGCATCAGATGCACTCGCAGCATCGCCATCAGCGGATAGGACGGTCGGCCGCCTTCACCCTTTGGATAATGCGGCTCGATCAAAGCGATCAACCCTTTCCATGGCACTACCCGATCCATCTCGATCAGGAACAATTCTTTGCGGGTCTGCTTGCGCTTGCCGGCGTACTCGGCGTCGGCGAAGGTCATCTGCTTCATCGGAAAACTCGGCGGGTGGAGTGCGGATATTTTGCCAAAATCAGGAAGTCTTTTTCAGACCATCCCTAGCAGTCCATCTGGTAGGCAACTCGCCGCACGGTATCGGTTCCTAATGCGTGTGGACAATGCCTTGGTCAGCTACAGGGCCTGGATTTTGCCTCGGGCAGTATCGCCCGGGGCGGTTGAAACAATGGGGGAGTGTGGTTCGTGAAGGTCAAGCGCAGGCTGCAAACGGCTGTTCTGGTATCAGCGCTCGTGGGGTTTGCCAGTGCAGCCATGGCGAAAGAACCGCAGGAACTGTTCAATTTTGTCCGGCCAATGGATGCCGTGCAGGTCACGACGCAGGATGCCGATCTACCCAACCGCATTGGCGAGCCGACTCCGCAAGGCGAAGTGCTGCGGCGAGTGACCTTCCATGCTGCTGAACAACCGAGCCTAAAGCTGACCCCGCAAGACGGTAGCTGGGACTGGTCGCAGCAAACGCAGGTGAGCCTGCGTGTGCAGAACGCCATGGACTGGGCGCTGACTCTGGATGTGCTGATTGAGAGCACTGACGGCCAGCGCTTGAGTACGCGTATTGCCTTGCCTGCCGGCCCTGCGCAAACCCTGTTGATTCCCTTGCAGGCTACTTCGCCCCGCGATCAAGGCATGCGTGCCGGTGCGCCGATGCCCTGGACGCACAAGGGTCAGCGCCTGCTGCTGGCGGATACGGTCACGGGTACGCTGGACCTGAGCAAGGTCAGCTCGGTCACTCTGTCCATGCCGCAGCCGAAGTCCGCGCAAGATATTCTGATCAGCCAGTTTGGCGTAAACGGCGAGCAACTTTCGGCGGCGGCCTATGCCGCTATCGTTGACCGTTACGGCCAGTACACGCGCGCTGATTGGCCGGGCAAGGTTAAGAGCTACGAGCAACTGCAGCAGGCGGTGGCTCAGGAGCAGAAACAATTGCATACCTGGCTGGCCGAACGCCCTGCGCAGGACAAGTTTGCCGGTTGGACCAGCGGGCAGCCGTTTGAGGCGAGCGGTTTCTTCCGTACCGAGAAGCGTGATGGCCGCTGGTTTCTGGTAACTCCTGAAGGCCATCCGTTCTACTCGCTGGGCGTCAATGCGGTCACCGCGCAACAGAGTGCTACTTACGTCGAGGGGCGTGAGGCGATGTTTACCGGGTTGCCGCAACCGGGTGAGGCGCTGGCGGCTTATTTCGGTACCTCCGACAGCCGTAGCGACACCGGCGCCAACCAGGGGCGGGCGTTTGCCAGCGGGCGCTGGTTCGATTTCTACCAGGCCAACTTGCAACGCAGCTATGGTCAGATTGATCCGCTTGCCTGGCGCACGCTGAGCCAGGACCGCCTGCAGGCCTGGGGTTTCAACACCCTGGGTAACTGGAGTGACGCAGCTTTTGGCGGCGATACGCGCATGCCATTCAGTATTCCACTGTCGATTCATGGCGATTACGCCACCATCAGCACCGGCGTCGACTGGTGGGGCGCGATGCCTGATCCATTCGACCCGCGCTTTGCCATGGCCACCGAACGCGCAGTGGCGATTGCCTCGCGCGACCATCGTGACAATCCCTGGCTGCTTGGTTATTTCGCCTATAACGAACTGGCCTGGGCCGGCCCTGCGGAAGACCCCAGCAGCCGTTACGCCCTGGCCTACGCCACGCTGCGTCTGACCACCGATGTGCCGGCCAAGCGTGCCTTCCTCAAGCAGCTGCGCGACAAGTATCGCAATCAGAATGGGCTGTCTCGCGCCTGGGGTATCGAGCTGCCAGCCTGGGAATTGATGGAAGATCCGGGTTTTCAGGCGCCGCTGCCAAGCGCCGAGTACCCGGCCATCGAGAAGGACATGCAGGCATTCTTGCGCCTGTATGCCGAGACCTACTTCAAGACCATTGCCGATTCGCTCGAGTGGCACGCGCCCAATCACCTGCTGCTGGGGGGGCGTTTCGCCAGCAGCATCCCCGAGGCGGTGAATGCCTGTGCGACCTTCTGCGATGTGTTGAGTTTCAACTTCTATACCCGTGAGCCGCAGCATGGGTATGACTTTGCTGCCCTGCGCCAGCTGGACAAACCGTTGATGGTCACCGAGTTCCACTTCGGCTCGCGTGACCGTGGGCCGTTCTGGGGCGGAGTTGCCGAGGTTTATAAGGAAGAAGAGCGCGGCCCGGCCTATGCGCATTTTCTGCGCAAGGCCCTGGAAGAGCCGCAAATCGTCGGCGTGCACTGGTTCCAGTATCTCGATCAGCCGGTCACCGGGCGTTTGCTGGATGGTGAAAACGGTCATCTGGGTCTGGTCGCCATTACCGATCGGCCTTGGGACGGCTTTGTCAAAGCCGTGCGCAAAGCCAACCGCGATGTGCCGAGAACGCTGCTCAAGTCTGTAACCGCGCCAGTTCCAGCGGCTCCGTAAAAGGCTATTCGCCAAGCTGATAGTAGGATTACCAGCCTTGTGCTGGGTTCACCGCAGGCGTCAGAGCTGAAACAATCTGTCGAAGATTTGGCCGAGTACTTAAGAAGGGGGTAGGGTGGTGCAGATACAGGGTTATTTCGACCTCAAGTTCGAAGCGCTGAGAGATGCCTTTGCGGCACTGTTCGACGAGCCACAAGAGCGCGGCATGGCGCTCTGCGTGCAAATCGGCGGCGAAACCGTGGTGGATCTGTGGGCCGGGGTTGCCGACAAGGAGGGTCAGCAGGCCTGGCACAGCGACACCATCCTCAACCTGTTTTCCTGTACCAAGACCTTTACTGCAGTGACCGCGCTGCAACTGGTGGGCGAGGGCAAGCTCGAGCTGGATGCGCCGGTCCCACGCTATTGGCCCGAGTTCGCCGCCGCTGGCAAGGACAGGATCACTCTGCGCCACTTGCTCAGCCATCAGGCCGGGCTGCCAGCCTTGCGCGAGATGCTGCCGGCTGAAGCCTTATACGATTGGCAGGCGATGACCACGGCTCTGGCTGCCGAACAGCCGTGGTGGCCATTGGGTGAGGGCCATGGTTATGCGCCGATCACCTATGGCTGGCTGGTGGGAGAGGTGTTGCGCCGAGTCGAGGGGCGCGGGCCGGGCGAGTCCATCGTTGCGCGTACGGCCAAGCCCCTAGGACTGGACTTTCATGTTGGCCTGGCGGATGAAGAGTTCGATCGGGTGGCAATCATCTCCCGTGGCAAGGGCAACTTCGGCGATGCAGCAGCCCAGCGCCTGCTCAAGACCATGATGAGCGAACCAGCGGCCATGAGCACGCGGGCCTTCACCAATCCACCGTCGATCATGACCAGTACCAATAAGTCCGAGTGGCGGCGCATGCAGCAGCCGGCGGCGAACGGTCACGGCAATGCCCGTAGTCTGGCCGGTTTCTACAGCGGTCTGCTGGATGGTCAGTTGCTGGAAAGCGAGTTGCTGGCCGAGCTGACCCGTGAGCACGCGGTAGGCGAAGACAAGACCCTGCTGACCCGCACCCGCTTTGGTCTGGGCTGCATGCTTGATCAGCCTGAGGTGGCCAACGCCACCTACGGCATGGGCCCGCGTGCCTTTGGCCATCCTGGCGCTGGCGGTTCTATTGGTTTTGCCGACCCGGAGCGGGACGTGGCGTTTGGTTTTGTTACCAATAATCTAGGACCGTTCGTCTTGATGGACCCCCGTGCGCAGAAACTTGCGCGTTTGTTAGCTGATTGTTTATAGCCGGCTCGGCTAGACTGCTGCGCAACATGGCATGGTCCGCTTCTGAGCGGGCCACTGACCCGCTCCTTTTTTGCTTATCACGTGTGGATACCTGATGCTCGCTAACAAAACTCTCGTCATCGCTCTGTGTGTACTGATCAGCGGTTGTAGCCTTTTCGAGAAATCCGAAAAGCCCGCGCCGAAGGTGGTGCCAATGCCGCCACCAGCAGTTACTCAGGCCTGGCTGGATGTGTACGAGCCGAAGGTGCGTGAAGCGATCAAAGGCACCCATTTCGAGTTTGAACGTCGCGAAAACCTGCTAGTCGTTACCGCGCCGGTGCTGGGTTCGTTCAACCCGGACCGTCCTCATATGATGTTGCCGACCACCCTCGGCCCGCTGAGCCGCATGGCCAAACTGCTGGAAAGTGATGAAACCATCGGTGTGCTGATTCTCGGCCACGCCGACAGCAGCGGTGAAGTAAGCGCCAACCGTGAACTGAGCCACCAGCGGGCTCGTGCGTTCACCTCGATTTTCCGCCTCAGCGGTCTCAAGCAGAACCGTCTGATGGTCAAGGGCCTGGGCTCGGACATGCCGCGCGCCGCCAACGACAGTCAGCAAGGCCGTGCGTTGAACCGCCGAGTGGAAATCCTCCTGACCTCGAAAGCCACCCTCAACGCGTTGATTTCCAAGTACAGCCAACCTGCACCGGCACCCGTCACTGCAGTAGCCGCTGTCAAGCCTGCCGCTGACAAGAGTGCGAAAACTGTAGCCAAGGCTGATAAGCCAGCCAGCAGCCAGTAAGACGCTGTGCCAATAGCCGCTAGGCAGCGGCGTGTTGCCGCAGATCAAGCCAGATAGAGCGCTCGCGGGTAAGCTAGGCAGTACTTGTTCGAGAGGATTTGCCGATGACTCAAACCCTGGCTGATATGCGCCGTGACTACACCCGCGATGGCTTGAGCGAGGCGCAAGCGCCGCTTGAGCCCTTTGCACTGTTCGAGCAATGGTTTGCCGATGCAGTGAAGACCGAGCAACTGCCGGTCGAGCCTAATGCCATGACCCTGGCGACCGTCGATGCCCAAGGGCGTCCGCATTGTCGGGTGCTGCTGCTCAAAGGTCTGGATACGCGCGGCTTTACCTTCTTCAGCAACTACGACAGTGCCAAGGGCCAGCACCTGGCCGCCAATCCCTTTGCCGCCATGACCTTCTTCTGGCCCAGCCTGGAGCGGCAGGTGCGTATCGAAGGGCGCGTCGAGCGGGTGAGTGCCGAAGAGTGCGATGCCTACTTCCAGGTGCGTCCGCTGGGCAGCCGATTGGGTGCCTGGGCTTCGCCGCAGAGCCGGGTGATTGCCGACCGTGCCGAGCTGGAAGGCCTGCTGGCAGAAACCGAGCAGCGTTTTCTCGATCGCGCGCCACATTGCCCGCCGCACTGGGGGGGCTATCGTCTGCTGCCGGAGCGTATCGAGTTCTGGCAGGGCCGTTCCAGCCGTCTGCATGATCGCCTTAATTTTTGTTTGCAGGGCGCCGCCTGGCTGCGTGAGCGCCTGGCGCCCTGAGTTCGCTTCAGTCGCCGGAGTATTGCGCGGCAGCTTGCTCCAGCCAGGCGGGCAGGTCGCTGCGCTTGATGCCGGCGGCCTGCGCCTCAGTCAGGCGAGCAAGCATATAGTTGCGTTTGGCCGTTGAGTCGCCAGCCAGTGACAGCGCCAGGTCGCGATCCATCCAGCGTTTGATTCGCACATACAACCACCAGTGGAAGTACAGCCCGGCAATACTGGTGATGGCGACGATAAAGTAATCCATAAATCCCCCAAGCCAAGTCTTAGCTTAGGCTGATTGGAGGCCGTGACTGCACGCGGCGAAGTGTCGCGCCGGGCTCCTGCGCTGCAGCTTGGGTAAAGTTTTGCCGCATATTGGCGGGTGACAGCGGCGCTGCCCAGGCGTTTTAATGAGCACCTGCCTAACTGGAGAAACAATCATGCGTAAACCCTTTCTGTTGGCTGCCTCGTTTGCCGCGCTGGCCCTGTTGGGTGGTTGCGCCTCCAGCCTGACCGGCGACACCTACTCGCGTGATGAAGCACGCACTGTGCAGACCGTGCGTATGGGCACCATCGAAGCGTTGCGTCCAGTGAAGATCGAAGGCACGAAAACCCCAATCGGCGCCGGTGCCGGTGCGGTAATCGGTGGCGTGGCCGGTAGCAGCGTCGGTGGCGGCCGTGGCAGTGCGGTAGCCGCAGTGATCGGTGCAGTGGCCGGTGGTCTGCTGGGGGCGATGACCGAGGAAGGTCTGACCCGTACCCAGGGCGTGGAAATTACCGTGCTGGAGGATGACGGCAGCATGCGAGCCTACGTCCAGGCGGTCGAAGAGAATCAGATATTCCGCGTCGGTGAGCGTGTACGGATCATGACCGTGAATGGCACCAGCCGCGTTACTCATTGAGTTCCTAGGAAGCCGGATCAGTTCTGACTGATCCGGTTTTTTATTGTCTTTTTTCCAGACAAACCAGATGTTTATCGGTGTTTCGCAGGTTTTTCAGGCAAGCTCGCGGAATACTCAGCGTTTAGTAATAATTCTATCCATGACGGCCGGCCGATAGTTATGGATAATCGCGCACGCTTTTGCGCCGACGGGCTTTCGTCGGCGCGCGGTGCAATACTTTTGCGCGGGTTGCAACGCAGGCAAACGCCTGTGGTTGACCGCCAGTGAGCAGGTTAGGGAGTCAGCCGGGGACGGGTACGTGCCGGGTTCGTATTAAGGGGTTTTTCTATGACGCTTGCGCTGATCATCGCCTTGCCATTTCTCGGCATCTTTCTGCCGCTACTGGCCGAGCGCCTGGGCCGTTCCGCCTGCGCCGCAGCGGCAGGGGTCGCGCCACTGACGGCGCTGGTAGTGCTGCTCTCGCAGCAGTCTGCGGTGTTCGCCGGTGAGCTGCTTAAGGTCAAGCTGGAGTGGTTGCCGGCGCTGGGCCTGAATCTCAGCCTGCGTCTGGATGGCTTGGGCTTTCTGTTTGCTCTGCTGATTCTCGGTATTGGCCTGCTGGTCATTCTCTACGCACGCTACTACCTGTCGAAGAAGGAGCCAATGGGGCGCTTCTTCGCCTTTCTCCTGTTGTTCATGGGCGCCATGCTCGGCGTGGTGCTCTCGGAAAACCTGCTGCTGATGTTGATGTTCTGGGAACTGACCAGCCTGTCGTCGTTTTTGCTGATCGGTTTCTGGGGCGCTCGTTCGGATGCCCGCAAAGGCGCGCGCATGGCCCTGGCCGTGACCGGCGGCGGTGGCCTGGCGCTGTTCGCCGGGATTCTGTTGATCGGCCATATCGCTGGCAGTTTCGAGCTGTCCCAGGTGTTGGCGGCCGGTTATGCGATTCGCGCCCACGAGCTGTACCCGTTGGCGTTGATTCTGGTGCTGTTGGGGGTGTTCACCAAGTCGGCGCAGTTCCCGTTCCATTTCTGGTTGCCCCATGCCATGGCCGCGCCGACGCCGGTGTCGGCCTATCTGCACTCGGCGACCATGGTCAAGGCCGGGGTGTTTCTCCTGGCGCGTCTGTACCCGGCGCTGGCGGGGTCGGAGTGGTGGTTCTACCTGGTCAGCATCACTGGCCTGGTGACCTTGCTGGTCGGCGCCGGGATGGCACTGTTTCAGCATGACCTCAAGGGCTTGCTGGCCTATTCGACCATCAGCCACTTGGGTCTGATCACCTTGCTGTTCGGCCTCGATACGCGCCTGGCGGCCGTGGCGGCGGTGTTCCATATCATCAACCACGCCACTTTCAAGGCCTCGCTGTTTATGGCGGCGGGGATCATCGACCACGAAACCGGCAGCCGCGATATGCGGCGCATCAACGGTATGTGGAAGTACATGCCGCATACGGCCGTGCTGGCCATGGTGGCGGCCTCGGCGATGGCCGGGGTGCCGCTGCTCAACGGCTTCCTGAGCAAGGAAATGTTCTTTACCGAAACGCTCAACCAGCACCTGCTGGGCAGCTTCAACTGGGTGATCCCGGCGGCGGCAACTCTGGCCGGGGTGTTCTCGGTGGCCTATTCGCTGCGTTTTATCCACGACGTTTTCTTCAACGGTGAGCCGGTCGACTTGCCGCATTACCCGCCGCATGAGCCGCCGCGCTATATGAAGGTACCGGTGGAGATTCTGGTGTTCCTCTGCCTGCTGGTGGGGATTGTCCCGGCCTACACTGTGGCGCCGCTGCTGGCCGCAGCCGCAGCCGCCACCCTGGGTGGTGATGTGCCGAGTTACAGCCTGGCAATCTGGCACGGCTTCAACCTGCCGCTGCTGATGAGCTTTATTGCCTTGTTCGGCGGGATTCTGGTGTACGTGTTCCGTCAGCCGCTGTTCCGCTGGTATGCCGGGCTGCCGAGCGTAGATGCCAAGTTGATCTTTGAACGTGGTGTAGTGCTTGTGATCCAGGCGTGTTCCGCCGTGACCCGGTGGTTAGAAAATGCTTCGCTGCAGCGTTACCTGGCTCTGTTACTCGCGGCAGCGTTAATCGTGGTGACCCAGGGCTTGAGTTCGTTGCCACAAATCAGCGGACCGCTGGCCATGGCGAAGATCGACGGCATCACTGCCTTGGGCCTGGGCATCATGGCCCTGGCCGCACTTGTGACGGTTATCTTCCATCGCCAGCGTCTGGTCTCATTGCTGATGCTCAGCGTGGTCGGGCTGATGGTGGCTCTGGCGTTCGCCCGCTATTCGGCGCCGGATCTGGCCCTGACCCAGCTGTCAGTGGAGGTGGTGACGATCATCCTGCTGATGCTCGCGCTGTTCTTTCTGCCGGCGCATACCCGTGTCGAGTCGAGCAGCCTGCGCGGTCTGCGCGACTTCACCCTGGCGGTGGGCAGCGGGGTGATGGTGGCGATGCTGGTGTTCGCCGTGCTGACGCGGCCTTACGACAGTATTTCGGCGTTCTTCCTGGAGAACAGTGTGCCGGGCGGCGGCGGCACCAACGTGGTCAACGTGATTCTGGTGGACTTCCGCGGCTTCGACACCATGGGCGAGGTCACCGTGCTGGCGATTGCCGCCGTAGGCATCTTCGCGCTGCTCGACGGCCTGCGCCTGTTCCAGCCGAAGGTCGATGCGCAGGGCCGCAGCTGGGCGCGTGACCGCCACCCATTGATCCTAGCCACCCTGTCGCGGGTGCTGTTGCCGATGGCGCTGCTGGTCTCGGTGTTTATCTTCCTGCGTGGCCACAACCTGCCCGGTGGCGGTTTTATCGCCGGCTTGGTGACGGCCGTGGCGCTGATCCTGCAATACGTCGCCAGCGGCGTGCAGTGGACGCAGTCGCGCCTGCCGCTGAATTATCAGGGCATGGCCGGCCTCGGTGTATTGGTTGCCGGTCTGACGGGCCTGGGCAGTTGGCTGTTTGACCGGCCGTTCCTGACCTCGGCCTTCGGTCATTTCCATATCCCGCTGATCGGTGAAATTGAGCTAGCCACCGCCATGTTGTTCGATCTGGGCGTGTACCTGACGGTTGTCGGTGCGACCCTGCTGATTCTCGCCAACCTGGGCAAGTTGACCCAGGAAAAAGCTGTAGAAGAGGTGCTTTGAGATGGAAGCCATATTTGCCGCGACTCTGGGCATCCTCACCGCCAGCGGCGTGTACCTGCTGCTGCGCGCCCGGACCTTCCCGGTGGTGCTGGGGCTGACGCTGATTTCCTATGCGGTAAACCTGTTCCTGTTTGCCATGGGCCGCTTGCAGAGCGGCGTGGTCACGGTGATCGGCCAGGGCAACCAATACGCGGACCCGCTGCCTCAGGCGCTGGTGCTGACCGCCATCGTGATCGGTTTTGCCATGACGGCCTTCGTGGTGGTGCTGGCGCTGCGCAGCGTAGGTGAAACCCAGACCGACCATGTTGACGGCCAGGAGCCTGCACAATGAATCACGGCTTGATTCTGCCCATTCTGCTGCCAATGTTTGCCGGCAGCCTGTTGCTGCTGGGCGCGGGCCTGAGCCTGCGGGTCAAACGCAGCTTGTCACTGGTGGCAACTCTATTGCTGCTGCCGTTGAGCGGCTATCTGCTCTGGCTGGCCGATCAGGGCGTGCTGCAGGTGTATGCCGCCGGTAACTGGGCGGCGCCGTTCGGCATCATCCTGCTGCTCGATCGGCTGAGCGCCTTGCTGCTGGTGGTTACGGCGGTGCTTGGCAGCTTCGCCTTGTTGTATGCGGTGCGTGGCGACGATGAGCGTGGGCAGAGTTTTCATGCGCTGTTCCAGTTCCAGCTGATGGGCATCAACGGCGCCTTCCTCACCGGCGATCTGTTCAACCTGTTCGTGTTCTTCGAGATTCTGCTGATCGCCTCCTATGCGCTGCTGGTGCATGGTGGCGGGGCAGAGCGGGTGCGTGCGGGGTTGCATTACGTGGTGCTGAATCTGGTGGGCTCGGCGTTCTTCCTGCTTGCGGTCGGCGTGCTGTATGGCATCACCGGCACCCTGAACATGGCTGATATGGCTATTCGCGTGGCCGCTGCCGGGGCGGATGATGCGGCGCTGCTGGGCGCTGCCGGGTTGTTGCTGCTCGTGGTGTTCGGCCTCAAGGCGGCATTTCTGCCGCTGTATTTCTGGCTCCCCAAGGCCTATGCCTCGGCCACTGCGCCGGTCGCGGCGCTGTTTGCGATCATGACCAAGGTCGGTCTGTATTCGATCATCCGCGTGTACACGCTGATCTTCGGCGATGAGGCCGGCAGCCTGGCCAATATGGCGGGCGACTGGCTCTGGCCGATTGCCCTGCTGACCCTGGCACTGGGCGTGATTGGCGCGCTGGCGGCGGTCAGCCTGCAAGGTCTCTTGGCCTATCTGGTGGTGGTGTCGGTCGGCACCGTGCTCGCCGGTATTGCCATCGGCACCGAACAAGCCCTGGCCGGTGCGCTGTATTACCTGGTGCACAGCACCTGGGTTTCCGGTGGGTTGTTCCTGCTGGCCGACCTGATTGCCCGCCAACGTGGCGTTAAAGAAGCGCTGCTGGTGCAGGGGCCGGCGCTACAGAATCCGCACCTGCTCGGCGGCCTGTTCTTTTTCGGTGCGATTGCCGTGGCCGGCCTGCCGCCGCTTTCCGGGTTTATCGGCAAGCTGCTGTTGCTGCGCTCGCTAGAGCCGGGTGTGCAGGCGCTAATGCTGTGGCCGGTGGTACTGGGCGGCGGCTTGCTGACCCTGATTGCCCTAAGTCGCGCCGGCAGCATGCTGTTCTGGCGCGTTGGCCTGAGTCAGCTGGACAGCGCCGAGCTGGATTACGGCCGGCTGCTGGCCTGTGCTGGCTTGCTGCTGCTCAGCCTGCTGCTGATGGTCGGTGCTGCGCCGCTGCTCAGTTATGTCGAGGCCACGGCCAGCCAGCTGCATGACCTGGCGCTGTACCGGCAAATCATCGAATCGGGAGCTGCACGATGAAAGCACGTCGCTGGTTACCCCATCCGCTGCTGAGCCTGTGCCTGCTGCTGGTCTGGCTACTGTTGATGAATGACTTGAGCCTGGGCCACTGGCTGCTCGGCGCGCTGCTCGGCTGGGCGATTCCGCTGCTGACCCAGGTGTTTTGGATCAACCCGCCACGGGTCTACAAGCCGCTCAAGCTGTGCCTGTTTCTGCTGCGCATTCTTGGCGATATCGTCATGGCCAACCTGCAGGTGGCCAAACTGATCCTCGGCTCGCCCGCCAAGCTGCGCCCGGCCTTCGTGGAGATTCCCTTGCTGCTGGAAGATGAGCTGGCCCTGACCATGCTCACCAGCATCATCTCCCTGACCCCGGGCACGGTCTCTGCCGACCTCAGCGATGACCGCAAGATGTTGCTGGTGCACGGCCTGGATGTGCCGGACGCCGACGTCTTGGTGGCAGAAATCAAACAACGCTACGAAGCACCCTTGCTGGAGGTATTCACATGCTCGCCTACGTGATTCCGCTGTGCCTGCTGATCATCGGCCTGGCCCTGGTGCTGACCATGGCGCGCCTGATCATCGGCCCGGACCTACCCGACCGCATCCTTGCCCTGGATACCCTGTATATCAACGCGATTGCCATGCTGGTGCTGTTCGGCATCTGGCTGGGTTCGGACCTGTATTTTGAAGCGGCCCTGCTGATTGCGGTTATGGGGTTTATCGG
Encoded here:
- a CDS encoding Na+/H+ antiporter subunit C; this translates as MEAIFAATLGILTASGVYLLLRARTFPVVLGLTLISYAVNLFLFAMGRLQSGVVTVIGQGNQYADPLPQALVLTAIVIGFAMTAFVVVLALRSVGETQTDHVDGQEPAQ
- a CDS encoding Na+/H+ antiporter subunit E, which translates into the protein MKARRWLPHPLLSLCLLLVWLLLMNDLSLGHWLLGALLGWAIPLLTQVFWINPPRVYKPLKLCLFLLRILGDIVMANLQVAKLILGSPAKLRPAFVEIPLLLEDELALTMLTSIISLTPGTVSADLSDDRKMLLVHGLDVPDADVLVAEIKQRYEAPLLEVFTCSPT
- a CDS encoding glycine zipper domain-containing protein, giving the protein MRKPFLLAASFAALALLGGCASSLTGDTYSRDEARTVQTVRMGTIEALRPVKIEGTKTPIGAGAGAVIGGVAGSSVGGGRGSAVAAVIGAVAGGLLGAMTEEGLTRTQGVEITVLEDDGSMRAYVQAVEENQIFRVGERVRIMTVNGTSRVTH
- a CDS encoding monovalent cation/H+ antiporter subunit A yields the protein MTLALIIALPFLGIFLPLLAERLGRSACAAAAGVAPLTALVVLLSQQSAVFAGELLKVKLEWLPALGLNLSLRLDGLGFLFALLILGIGLLVILYARYYLSKKEPMGRFFAFLLLFMGAMLGVVLSENLLLMLMFWELTSLSSFLLIGFWGARSDARKGARMALAVTGGGGLALFAGILLIGHIAGSFELSQVLAAGYAIRAHELYPLALILVLLGVFTKSAQFPFHFWLPHAMAAPTPVSAYLHSATMVKAGVFLLARLYPALAGSEWWFYLVSITGLVTLLVGAGMALFQHDLKGLLAYSTISHLGLITLLFGLDTRLAAVAAVFHIINHATFKASLFMAAGIIDHETGSRDMRRINGMWKYMPHTAVLAMVAASAMAGVPLLNGFLSKEMFFTETLNQHLLGSFNWVIPAAATLAGVFSVAYSLRFIHDVFFNGEPVDLPHYPPHEPPRYMKVPVEILVFLCLLVGIVPAYTVAPLLAAAAAATLGGDVPSYSLAIWHGFNLPLLMSFIALFGGILVYVFRQPLFRWYAGLPSVDAKLIFERGVVLVIQACSAVTRWLENASLQRYLALLLAAALIVVTQGLSSLPQISGPLAMAKIDGITALGLGIMALAALVTVIFHRQRLVSLLMLSVVGLMVALAFARYSAPDLALTQLSVEVVTIILLMLALFFLPAHTRVESSSLRGLRDFTLAVGSGVMVAMLVFAVLTRPYDSISAFFLENSVPGGGGTNVVNVILVDFRGFDTMGEVTVLAIAAVGIFALLDGLRLFQPKVDAQGRSWARDRHPLILATLSRVLLPMALLVSVFIFLRGHNLPGGGFIAGLVTAVALILQYVASGVQWTQSRLPLNYQGMAGLGVLVAGLTGLGSWLFDRPFLTSAFGHFHIPLIGEIELATAMLFDLGVYLTVVGATLLILANLGKLTQEKAVEEVL
- a CDS encoding K+/H+ antiporter subunit F is translated as MLAYVIPLCLLIIGLALVLTMARLIIGPDLPDRILALDTLYINAIAMLVLFGIWLGSDLYFEAALLIAVMGFIGTVAVAKYLLRGDIIE
- a CDS encoding monovalent cation/H+ antiporter subunit D; translated protein: MNHGLILPILLPMFAGSLLLLGAGLSLRVKRSLSLVATLLLLPLSGYLLWLADQGVLQVYAAGNWAAPFGIILLLDRLSALLLVVTAVLGSFALLYAVRGDDERGQSFHALFQFQLMGINGAFLTGDLFNLFVFFEILLIASYALLVHGGGAERVRAGLHYVVLNLVGSAFFLLAVGVLYGITGTLNMADMAIRVAAAGADDAALLGAAGLLLLVVFGLKAAFLPLYFWLPKAYASATAPVAALFAIMTKVGLYSIIRVYTLIFGDEAGSLANMAGDWLWPIALLTLALGVIGALAAVSLQGLLAYLVVVSVGTVLAGIAIGTEQALAGALYYLVHSTWVSGGLFLLADLIARQRGVKEALLVQGPALQNPHLLGGLFFFGAIAVAGLPPLSGFIGKLLLLRSLEPGVQALMLWPVVLGGGLLTLIALSRAGSMLFWRVGLSQLDSAELDYGRLLACAGLLLLSLLLMVGAAPLLSYVEATASQLHDLALYRQIIESGAAR